Proteins encoded by one window of Enterococcus faecalis:
- a CDS encoding TPM domain-containing protein, whose product MKKRLLPIFFLILLSFGLALPVSAAENSIDDGAQLLTPDQINQLKQEIQPLEEKTKASVFIVTTNNNTYGDEQDYADHYLLNKVGKDQNAILFLIDMDLRKVYISTSGNMIDYMTDARIDDTLDKVMDGMSQGNYFAAAQTFVQETQAFVDKGVPGGHYRVDSETGKITRYKVITPLEMVIAFAAALILSLVFLGINISKYQLKFSSYQYPFREKTTLNLTSRTDQLTNSFITTRRIPKNNGGSGGMGGGGSTTHSTGGGTFGGGGRSF is encoded by the coding sequence ATGAAAAAACGACTTTTACCTATTTTTTTCCTAATACTTCTTTCCTTTGGCCTTGCCCTACCCGTTTCGGCGGCTGAAAATTCAATTGATGATGGTGCACAATTACTGACACCTGATCAAATCAACCAACTAAAACAAGAGATACAACCTTTAGAAGAAAAGACCAAAGCCTCTGTCTTTATTGTGACCACAAATAATAATACTTATGGTGATGAACAAGACTATGCAGATCATTATCTTTTAAATAAAGTTGGTAAGGATCAAAATGCGATTCTTTTTCTCATTGATATGGACTTACGGAAAGTCTACATCTCTACTTCTGGAAACATGATTGATTATATGACGGATGCACGAATTGATGATACCTTAGATAAAGTAATGGATGGAATGAGTCAAGGAAATTATTTTGCGGCTGCTCAAACCTTTGTTCAGGAAACTCAAGCATTTGTTGATAAAGGGGTTCCTGGGGGTCACTATCGTGTGGACAGCGAAACAGGTAAAATCACTCGTTATAAAGTCATTACCCCGCTGGAAATGGTAATTGCTTTTGCTGCTGCGCTGATACTCAGCTTGGTCTTCTTAGGCATCAATATTTCTAAATATCAATTAAAATTTTCAAGTTATCAATATCCTTTTAGGGAAAAAACAACGTTAAACTTAACCTCCCGCACAGATCAGTTAACCAACTCTTTCATCACTACTCGTCGTATTCCTAAAAACAATGGTGGCAGTGGCGGAATGGGCGGTGGTGGTAGCACCACCCACTCAACTGGCGGCGGTACATTCGGTGGCGGCGGTCGAAGTTTTTAG
- a CDS encoding penicillin-binding transpeptidase domain-containing protein, whose translation MERSNRNKKSSKKPLILGVSALVLIAAAGGGYYAYSQWQAKQELAEAKKTATTFLNVLSKQEFDKLPSVVQEASLKKNGYDTKSVVEKYQAIYSGIQAEGVKASDVQVKKAKDNQYTFTYKLSMSTPLGEMKDLSYQSSIAKKGDTYQIAWKPSLIFPDMSGNDKISIQVDNAKRGEIVDRNGSGLAINKVFDEVGVVPGKLGSGAEKTANIKAFSDKFGVSVDEINQKLSQGWVQADSFVPITVASEPVTELPTGAATKDTESRYYPLGEAAAQLIGYTGTITAEDIEKNPELSSTGVIGKTGLERAFDKELRGQDGGSLVILDDKENVKKALQTKEKKDGQTIKLTIDSGVQQQAFAIFDKRPGSAVITDPQKGDLLATVSSPSYDPNKMANGISQKEYDAYNNNKDLPFTARFATGYAPGSTFKTITGAIGLDAGTLKPDEELEINGLKWQKDKSWGGYFATRVKEASPVNLRTALVNSDNIYFAQQTLRMGEDKFRAGLNKFIFGEELDLPIAMTPAQISNEDKFNSEILLADTGYGQGQLLISPIQQATMYSVFQNNGTLVYPKLVLDKETKKKDNIISANAANTIATDLLGSVEDPSGYVYNMYNPNFSLAAKTGTAEIKDKQDTDGKENSFLLTLDRSNNKFLTMIMVENSGENGSATDISKPLIDYLEATIK comes from the coding sequence ATGGAACGAAGCAATCGTAATAAAAAATCTTCAAAAAAACCACTTATTCTTGGTGTTTCTGCCTTGGTTCTAATCGCTGCTGCCGGTGGCGGGTATTATGCTTATAGTCAATGGCAAGCCAAACAAGAATTAGCCGAAGCGAAGAAAACAGCTACTACATTTTTAAACGTATTGTCAAAACAGGAATTTGATAAGTTACCGTCCGTTGTTCAAGAAGCTAGCTTAAAGAAAAATGGCTATGATACTAAATCTGTTGTTGAAAAATACCAAGCAATTTATTCAGGGATTCAAGCAGAAGGAGTCAAAGCTAGTGATGTTCAAGTCAAAAAGGCGAAAGACAATCAATACACATTTACCTATAAATTATCGATGAGTACCCCTTTAGGCGAAATGAAAGATTTGTCTTATCAATCAAGTATCGCCAAAAAAGGCGATACCTACCAAATCGCTTGGAAGCCGTCTTTAATTTTTCCAGATATGTCAGGAAATGATAAAATTTCGATTCAAGTAGATAATGCCAAACGTGGAGAAATTGTCGATCGTAATGGTAGTGGGCTAGCAATTAACAAAGTGTTTGACGAAGTGGGCGTAGTGCCTGGCAAACTCGGTTCTGGCGCAGAAAAAACAGCCAATATCAAAGCTTTTAGTGATAAATTCGGCGTTTCTGTTGATGAAATCAATCAAAAGTTAAGCCAAGGATGGGTCCAAGCAGACTCCTTTGTACCAATCACAGTCGCTTCTGAACCAGTGACAGAATTACCAACAGGGGCTGCGACAAAAGATACAGAGTCACGTTATTATCCGCTGGGGGAAGCAGCTGCGCAATTAATCGGGTATACGGGCACCATTACTGCAGAAGATATTGAAAAAAATCCAGAGTTAAGTAGTACGGGCGTAATTGGTAAAACTGGCTTAGAACGAGCGTTTGATAAAGAATTAAGAGGGCAAGATGGTGGCTCACTAGTTATTTTAGATGACAAAGAGAATGTCAAAAAAGCTTTACAAACCAAAGAGAAAAAAGATGGTCAAACGATTAAATTAACGATTGACAGTGGCGTACAACAACAAGCCTTCGCTATATTTGACAAACGCCCTGGTAGTGCGGTCATTACCGATCCTCAAAAAGGCGATTTATTAGCAACGGTTAGTTCACCTTCGTATGATCCTAATAAAATGGCCAATGGCATTTCTCAAAAAGAATATGATGCTTACAATAACAACAAAGATTTACCATTCACAGCACGTTTTGCGACAGGCTATGCACCAGGCTCTACCTTTAAAACAATTACCGGTGCCATTGGTTTAGATGCAGGGACATTGAAGCCAGATGAAGAGCTAGAAATTAATGGTTTGAAATGGCAAAAAGATAAATCTTGGGGCGGCTATTTTGCGACACGTGTAAAAGAAGCAAGTCCAGTCAATCTGCGTACCGCTTTAGTTAATTCAGATAATATTTATTTTGCCCAACAAACATTACGGATGGGGGAAGACAAATTTAGAGCGGGTCTTAATAAATTCATTTTCGGTGAGGAACTAGATTTACCAATTGCCATGACGCCTGCTCAAATTTCAAATGAAGATAAATTTAATTCTGAAATTCTTTTAGCAGATACGGGCTACGGTCAAGGCCAATTGTTAATTTCGCCAATCCAGCAAGCTACCATGTATAGTGTTTTCCAAAATAATGGAACATTGGTCTATCCAAAATTAGTTTTAGACAAAGAAACGAAGAAAAAAGACAATATAATCAGCGCCAACGCAGCGAATACAATTGCCACAGATCTTTTAGGTAGTGTGGAAGATCCTTCAGGTTATGTTTATAATATGTACAATCCGAACTTCTCATTGGCTGCTAAAACAGGAACAGCTGAAATAAAAGATAAACAAGATACAGATGGCAAAGAAAACAGTTTCCTTCTAACGTTAGATCGTAGTAACAATAAATTCTTAACAATGATTATGGTTGAAAATTCAGGAGAAAATGGTTCTGCAACAGATATCAGTAAACCATTAATTGATTACTTAGAAGCAACCATTAAATAA
- the tsaB gene encoding tRNA (adenosine(37)-N6)-threonylcarbamoyltransferase complex dimerization subunit type 1 TsaB, with protein MRILAIDTSNQTLSIAVCENQKILGSYTATVKRNHSLTLMPAIDYLMSQLNLAPTAIDRFVVAEGPGSYTGLRLGVTTAKTLAYTLKKELVGISSLQTLAANCVGQTGLVVPLFDARRKNVYAGAYRFVDGVWQNELPDQHISLRELLEQLKNEPNLFFVGEDVEKFTEEIAQIIPHGEICDVPQWQIPNAAVLAALGSVAEPVENVHGFLPAYLKKVEAEENWLKTHTPNGESYVEKL; from the coding sequence GTGCGAATTTTAGCAATAGATACATCTAACCAAACATTGAGTATTGCTGTGTGTGAAAATCAAAAAATTCTGGGAAGTTATACAGCAACGGTTAAAAGAAATCATAGCTTAACATTAATGCCGGCAATTGACTATTTGATGAGTCAATTGAACTTGGCGCCAACGGCAATTGATCGTTTTGTCGTAGCAGAAGGACCTGGATCATACACTGGCTTACGTTTAGGCGTGACGACTGCCAAAACATTGGCCTATACTTTAAAGAAAGAGCTAGTAGGCATTTCCAGTCTACAAACGTTAGCTGCCAATTGTGTTGGACAAACCGGTTTAGTTGTACCTCTTTTTGATGCGCGTCGTAAAAACGTCTATGCTGGTGCTTATCGGTTTGTCGATGGCGTGTGGCAAAATGAGTTACCGGACCAACATATTTCACTGCGGGAGTTATTAGAACAACTAAAAAATGAACCAAATCTTTTTTTTGTTGGTGAAGATGTTGAAAAATTCACTGAAGAAATAGCTCAAATCATTCCTCATGGAGAAATTTGTGATGTCCCGCAATGGCAAATTCCTAATGCTGCAGTTTTGGCTGCGTTAGGTAGTGTGGCTGAACCTGTTGAAAATGTTCATGGGTTCTTACCTGCGTATTTGAAAAAAGTAGAAGCGGAAGAAAATTGGTTGAAGACACACACGCCTAATGGAGAAAGCTATGTGGAAAAACTTTAA
- a CDS encoding DUF5067 domain-containing protein, whose product MKKFSMLGLVLISTLILGACGSGTNNTNKTKKTSSTATATTETKAKEDKGTYKDRTLTVPDGVLKITEFQKGTSFDGKPIFYVLFDLTNNTKEAQDVQMLYSSFVSVSQNTGDTTEDLTYGIVNDSPIKDRIDMLNKKVNPGATVQAAYPYEFADETKPVTFTFRDSMFSMGDPIAVEEITIK is encoded by the coding sequence ATGAAAAAATTTTCTATGTTAGGATTAGTTTTAATTAGTACTCTGATTTTAGGTGCATGTGGTTCTGGAACAAACAACACTAATAAAACTAAAAAAACTTCAAGTACTGCTACCGCAACAACTGAAACAAAAGCTAAAGAAGATAAAGGGACTTATAAAGATCGAACATTGACTGTTCCTGATGGTGTATTAAAAATCACCGAATTCCAAAAAGGTACAAGTTTCGATGGTAAACCAATCTTTTATGTACTATTTGATTTGACTAATAACACTAAGGAAGCACAAGATGTACAAATGTTATACTCTAGCTTTGTTAGCGTATCACAAAATACCGGCGATACAACAGAAGATTTAACTTATGGAATTGTTAATGATTCTCCGATTAAAGATAGAATTGACATGTTAAATAAAAAAGTTAATCCTGGCGCAACTGTCCAAGCAGCATACCCTTATGAATTTGCTGATGAAACAAAACCTGTAACTTTTACTTTCAGAGACAGTATGTTCAGCATGGGAGATCCTATCGCTGTTGAAGAAATTACAATTAAATAG
- the rimI gene encoding ribosomal protein S18-alanine N-acetyltransferase, whose product MEKAMWKNFNFVTKYFTKRRQRYITKTIAMNQQEFQLREITYQDIKDLLAIEREVYAGELPWTMSAFMAELGSKAPHLYLLAAINGKTVGFIGCRIQGTDAHITNVAVHTAYQGLGLGRSLIEETRIFAKKNRCETLSLEVRMSNVKAQRLYRKIGFASQTVKKGYYDENNEDALEMIIDLKEE is encoded by the coding sequence ATGGAGAAAGCTATGTGGAAAAACTTTAATTTTGTGACAAAATACTTTACAAAAAGACGGCAACGGTATATAACTAAAACCATTGCAATGAACCAGCAAGAATTTCAATTGCGTGAAATCACTTACCAAGATATTAAGGATTTACTTGCAATTGAACGCGAAGTTTATGCTGGGGAACTTCCTTGGACGATGTCTGCTTTCATGGCAGAACTTGGCTCAAAAGCGCCGCATCTCTATTTGTTAGCGGCAATTAACGGGAAAACAGTTGGCTTTATTGGCTGTCGGATTCAAGGAACGGATGCACACATTACGAATGTCGCTGTTCACACAGCATACCAAGGCTTAGGTTTAGGTCGTTCTTTAATAGAAGAAACGCGAATTTTTGCCAAGAAAAATCGTTGTGAAACCTTATCGCTAGAAGTACGAATGAGTAATGTTAAAGCCCAACGTTTGTATCGAAAAATTGGCTTTGCCTCACAGACGGTGAAAAAAGGCTATTATGACGAAAATAATGAAGACGCACTAGAAATGATAATTGATTTAAAAGAAGAGTGA
- the rimI gene encoding ribosomal protein S18-alanine N-acetyltransferase, translated as MLVTKKEISVANIGEELWRFSNSSYTTGSPWTETQFAEDFAQENSEYLFLVENGQWLGYIAYHFILDEAEISHVVVNGQKQHQGIGCQLMKAFKEYVKSRDITQIFLEVRESNTLAQKLYEKTGFRKVAVRKNYYKEPQENAFVMCAKLRKEAQ; from the coding sequence ATGTTAGTAACAAAAAAAGAAATATCTGTAGCAAATATTGGTGAAGAATTATGGCGTTTTAGTAATTCTTCTTATACAACTGGCTCCCCTTGGACAGAAACACAATTCGCGGAAGATTTTGCTCAGGAAAATAGCGAATATCTTTTTTTAGTTGAAAATGGCCAGTGGTTAGGCTATATTGCCTATCATTTTATTTTAGATGAAGCAGAAATTAGTCACGTTGTTGTGAATGGTCAGAAACAACACCAAGGAATTGGTTGTCAATTAATGAAAGCTTTTAAAGAATATGTTAAAAGTCGTGACATTACACAAATTTTCTTAGAGGTCAGAGAATCGAATACATTAGCTCAAAAACTTTATGAGAAAACAGGTTTTCGGAAAGTAGCTGTTCGAAAAAATTATTATAAAGAACCTCAAGAAAATGCCTTTGTAATGTGTGCGAAATTAAGGAAGGAAGCCCAATGA
- the argS gene encoding arginine--tRNA ligase: protein MNNKEIVAKALHDVLNEELTMDQIEQLLENPKSVDHGDVAFPAFSLAKIYRKAPQQIAAELAEKIDGTNFEKIEVVGPYLNFFMNKKAVSQAVIGEVVKEKNNYGNSTFGNNGNVPIDMSSPNIAKPISMGHLRSTVIGNSIAFILEKIGYQPIRINHLGDWGTQFGKLIVAYKKWGSEEAVRQQPINELLRLYVQFHEEAEEKPELEDEARAWFKKLEEGDQEANELWKWFRSESLKEFDKIYSMLEVEFDSYNGEAFYNDKMDEIVTLLEEKHLLTENQGAEIVDLTEYNLNPALIRKSDGATLYITRDLAAALYRKRTYDFAKSLYVVGNEQSNHFKQLKAVLKELGFDWSDDMEHIPFGLITQGGKKLSTRKGKIVLLEEVLNEAVTLAGNQINEKNPDLANREEVAKQVGVGAVIFHDLKNDRLNNFDFVLDEVVRFEGETGPYVQYTHARAMSILRKANFTPDATQRYALNDKDSWEVVKLLQKFPETVMQAAEKYEPSVIAKHSIHLAQAFNKYYAHVRILDEDDQKEARLALVYAVATVLKEDLRLLGLHAPEEM from the coding sequence ATGAACAACAAAGAAATCGTAGCAAAAGCGTTACATGATGTTTTAAATGAAGAATTAACGATGGATCAAATCGAACAATTATTGGAAAATCCTAAATCTGTCGATCATGGAGATGTGGCTTTTCCAGCCTTTTCATTAGCTAAAATTTATCGTAAAGCACCACAACAAATTGCAGCAGAATTAGCAGAAAAAATTGATGGCACGAATTTTGAAAAAATTGAAGTGGTAGGACCTTATTTAAACTTCTTCATGAATAAAAAAGCAGTCAGTCAAGCTGTCATTGGCGAAGTAGTCAAAGAAAAAAATAACTACGGAAACAGTACCTTTGGCAATAATGGCAATGTTCCTATTGATATGTCTTCACCAAACATTGCTAAACCAATTTCTATGGGACACTTACGTTCTACGGTAATCGGGAATTCAATTGCCTTTATTTTAGAAAAAATTGGGTATCAGCCAATTCGGATTAACCACTTAGGTGACTGGGGTACACAGTTTGGTAAGTTAATTGTAGCTTATAAAAAATGGGGTTCTGAAGAAGCAGTTCGCCAACAACCAATTAATGAATTATTGCGCTTATATGTGCAATTTCATGAAGAAGCAGAAGAAAAACCAGAATTAGAAGACGAAGCACGTGCTTGGTTTAAAAAATTAGAAGAAGGAGACCAAGAAGCCAATGAATTATGGAAATGGTTCCGTAGCGAGTCTCTAAAAGAATTTGATAAAATCTATTCCATGTTAGAAGTTGAATTTGATTCATACAATGGCGAAGCCTTTTATAATGATAAAATGGATGAAATTGTTACTTTATTAGAAGAAAAACATTTATTAACAGAAAATCAAGGTGCAGAAATTGTTGATTTGACAGAATATAATTTAAATCCAGCACTTATTCGTAAATCAGATGGTGCGACGTTATATATCACACGGGATTTAGCGGCTGCGCTTTACCGTAAACGGACGTATGATTTTGCCAAATCACTTTATGTAGTCGGTAACGAACAAAGCAATCACTTCAAACAACTAAAAGCAGTCTTGAAAGAACTAGGGTTTGACTGGTCAGATGATATGGAACACATTCCGTTTGGTTTAATTACTCAAGGCGGTAAAAAATTATCCACACGTAAGGGGAAAATCGTTTTATTAGAAGAAGTATTGAATGAAGCAGTTACTTTAGCAGGAAATCAAATTAACGAGAAAAATCCAGACTTAGCAAATCGTGAAGAAGTGGCGAAACAAGTAGGTGTAGGTGCAGTTATTTTCCATGACCTTAAAAATGATCGTCTAAATAATTTCGATTTTGTATTAGATGAAGTTGTTCGTTTTGAAGGCGAAACTGGGCCATATGTTCAATATACGCATGCTCGTGCGATGAGTATTTTACGTAAAGCAAACTTTACACCAGACGCTACACAACGTTATGCACTAAATGACAAGGATAGCTGGGAAGTCGTGAAGTTGTTACAAAAATTCCCTGAAACTGTGATGCAAGCTGCTGAAAAATATGAACCATCTGTTATTGCGAAACATAGCATTCATTTAGCACAAGCGTTCAATAAATATTATGCCCATGTTCGGATTTTGGATGAAGATGATCAAAAAGAGGCACGCTTAGCGTTAGTTTATGCAGTAGCTACTGTTTTAAAAGAAGATTTACGTTTACTAGGATTACATGCACCAGAAGAAATGTAG
- a CDS encoding SPFH domain-containing protein — protein sequence MGLIKAATSSVGGGLADQWLEVIEPDNMGDTTVMTKGVFVRKDDKRGSNRKGTDDVLTDGSVVHVYPNMMMLLVDGGKIIDYTAEEGYYTVKNDSAPSMFNGSLKDAIAETFSRFKFGGVTPQKQQVFYINLQEIKGIKFGTPAPLNYFDNFYNAELFLRAHGNYSIKITDPLLFYTNAIPKNQTQVDINDINEQYLAEFITALQAAINQMSADGQRISYVPSKSVELSKYMQTALDEDWRTNRGMEIVSVAVASISYTDDSTKLINMRNEGAMLSDPGVREGYVQGSLARGMEAAGKNEGGAMSGFMGVGMGMNANGNYFAQASQTNQQQMQEKQNQQNAQGSTDTWTCPQCGTENTGKFCSNCGTPKPTNEKPKLEMKCSECSEIVDLSNGIPKFCPHCGKPFQGVPL from the coding sequence ATGGGACTTATTAAAGCAGCAACAAGTTCAGTTGGCGGTGGCTTGGCCGATCAATGGCTAGAGGTTATTGAACCTGATAATATGGGGGACACAACCGTCATGACAAAAGGTGTTTTTGTACGTAAAGATGATAAACGTGGTTCTAATCGTAAAGGAACGGACGATGTTTTAACAGATGGTTCTGTTGTACATGTCTATCCCAACATGATGATGCTTCTTGTTGATGGTGGCAAAATCATCGATTACACTGCTGAAGAAGGCTATTATACAGTCAAAAATGATTCTGCGCCTTCAATGTTTAACGGTTCTTTAAAAGATGCGATTGCAGAGACCTTCAGTCGTTTCAAATTTGGTGGCGTAACTCCACAAAAACAACAAGTTTTTTATATTAATTTGCAAGAAATTAAAGGCATTAAATTTGGAACACCTGCGCCATTAAACTATTTTGATAATTTTTATAATGCCGAACTTTTCTTACGTGCACACGGAAATTACTCAATTAAAATTACAGATCCTTTGCTATTTTATACTAATGCGATTCCTAAAAATCAAACGCAAGTAGATATTAATGATATTAATGAACAATATTTGGCAGAGTTCATTACAGCATTGCAAGCAGCAATCAATCAAATGTCTGCTGATGGGCAACGTATTTCTTATGTTCCCTCAAAAAGTGTTGAATTAAGTAAATATATGCAAACTGCACTTGATGAGGATTGGCGCACCAATCGCGGCATGGAAATTGTTTCTGTAGCAGTTGCGAGCATTTCTTATACAGATGATTCAACTAAATTAATCAACATGCGAAATGAAGGAGCTATGCTCAGCGATCCAGGTGTTCGCGAAGGTTATGTTCAAGGTTCCTTGGCTCGTGGTATGGAGGCTGCTGGTAAAAATGAAGGTGGCGCTATGAGCGGCTTTATGGGCGTTGGTATGGGCATGAATGCAAATGGTAACTACTTTGCGCAAGCGTCTCAAACAAACCAACAACAAATGCAAGAAAAACAAAACCAGCAAAACGCACAAGGGTCTACAGACACTTGGACTTGCCCACAATGTGGGACTGAAAACACTGGGAAGTTTTGTTCAAACTGTGGTACACCAAAACCAACAAACGAGAAGCCAAAATTAGAAATGAAATGTAGTGAATGTAGCGAAATTGTTGACTTAAGTAATGGTATTCCTAAGTTCTGTCCACATTGTGGTAAACCATTCCAAGGGGTTCCTTTATAA
- a CDS encoding SHOCT domain-containing protein — protein MKSMCELCDLNPGKIITFDNHGICKHCAEHLELKPKEIKDRTMESIIKRQEEIIKKDQAMQAKGNLCYLCEEETGKYFTSDFYRVGKSCLKKLKVSTWSVDKKSLADLQQMQKLINKQSEIAKANEKNAEVYGNLCALCQDNKGKYLTSDNYQICKKCAGQLGVQGQGYTQTWTLTDLRNVQEDNRLFNPTTTIAGSIEFDEPEKKFRLVGSSKILPVSIIADYKILEKKNTHFTEENVPYDRVSSVYILINLDDLQRPTITISFLKTLSEQTTEFDRQLAIDRARFNAERALSSLDTIVRRIKEKEIPTPIKSDENQPIEPKLSDSQKNSSSAIEDVMAELRNLKLLVDEGILTEEEFQQKKRQLLQLD, from the coding sequence ATGAAAAGTATGTGCGAACTGTGTGATCTAAATCCTGGTAAAATCATCACCTTTGATAATCACGGTATCTGTAAACATTGTGCAGAACATTTAGAGTTAAAACCAAAAGAAATTAAAGATCGAACAATGGAAAGTATTATAAAACGTCAAGAAGAAATTATAAAAAAGGATCAAGCAATGCAAGCAAAGGGAAATTTATGTTATCTTTGCGAAGAGGAAACTGGCAAGTACTTTACGAGTGATTTTTATCGCGTAGGAAAAAGCTGTTTAAAAAAACTTAAAGTATCCACTTGGTCCGTTGATAAAAAAAGTTTAGCTGATTTACAACAAATGCAAAAGTTAATAAACAAGCAGTCTGAAATCGCAAAAGCAAATGAAAAAAATGCTGAAGTTTATGGAAATCTATGTGCTCTTTGTCAGGATAATAAAGGAAAATATTTAACTTCAGATAATTACCAAATCTGTAAGAAATGTGCAGGTCAACTCGGTGTCCAAGGACAAGGATATACCCAAACTTGGACATTGACGGATTTAAGAAATGTCCAAGAAGACAACCGGCTATTCAATCCTACAACAACTATTGCTGGCTCGATTGAATTCGATGAACCTGAAAAAAAATTTCGACTGGTTGGTTCATCAAAAATTTTGCCCGTAAGCATTATCGCTGATTACAAAATTTTAGAGAAAAAAAATACCCATTTCACCGAAGAAAACGTACCTTATGATCGCGTCAGTAGTGTCTATATTTTGATTAATCTAGATGATTTGCAACGTCCAACCATCACTATTTCCTTTTTAAAGACACTTAGTGAGCAAACTACTGAATTTGATCGTCAATTAGCGATCGATAGAGCCCGTTTCAACGCCGAACGAGCCCTTTCATCATTAGACACTATTGTTCGTCGAATAAAAGAAAAAGAAATACCAACTCCTATAAAGAGTGATGAAAACCAACCGATTGAACCAAAGCTATCTGATTCACAAAAAAACTCATCTAGCGCTATTGAAGACGTAATGGCTGAGTTAAGAAATTTAAAACTGTTAGTTGATGAAGGAATTCTAACAGAAGAAGAATTTCAACAAAAGAAACGGCAATTGCTTCAATTAGATTAG
- the tsaD gene encoding tRNA (adenosine(37)-N6)-threonylcarbamoyltransferase complex transferase subunit TsaD — protein MTIFTKERKLLLAVESSCDETSVAVIEDGDKILSNIVASQIKSHQRFGGVVPEVASRHHVEQVTICIEEALTEAKVTPEELSGVAVTYGPGLVGALLIGLSAAKAFAWAHQLPLIPVNHMAGHIYAARFVAPLEFPLMALLVSGGHTELVYMKEDGSFEIVGETRDDAAGEAYDKVGRVLGLPYPSGKEIDTLAHEGTDTYQFPRAMLKEDNYDFSFSGLKSAFINTVHNAEQRGEALSTKDLAASFQASVVEVLVAKTIRACQEYPVKQLLIAGGVAANQGLREAMRHAISEQLPAVTLLIPPLKLCGDNAAMIGAAAFIEAEKNHFASYNLNAEPGVSFMTISEEG, from the coding sequence ATGACAATTTTTACAAAAGAACGTAAATTATTATTAGCTGTGGAAAGTAGCTGTGATGAAACAAGTGTGGCTGTCATTGAAGATGGCGACAAAATTCTTTCCAATATCGTTGCTTCGCAAATTAAGAGCCATCAACGTTTTGGTGGGGTCGTTCCGGAAGTTGCGAGTCGTCATCATGTTGAACAAGTGACGATCTGTATTGAAGAAGCATTAACAGAAGCAAAAGTCACACCAGAAGAGCTTAGTGGCGTTGCTGTGACCTATGGGCCTGGGTTAGTCGGTGCTTTATTAATAGGACTTTCTGCAGCAAAAGCATTTGCTTGGGCGCACCAATTACCACTTATTCCAGTCAATCATATGGCTGGACACATTTATGCTGCCCGTTTTGTGGCACCGCTCGAATTTCCATTGATGGCCTTACTCGTTAGTGGAGGACATACGGAATTGGTCTACATGAAAGAAGATGGCTCTTTCGAAATTGTTGGTGAAACACGTGATGATGCAGCTGGTGAAGCGTATGATAAAGTCGGACGGGTGTTAGGGTTGCCTTATCCTAGTGGTAAAGAGATTGATACTTTGGCCCATGAAGGTACAGATACCTATCAATTTCCACGGGCGATGCTAAAAGAGGATAACTATGACTTTAGTTTTAGTGGCTTAAAAAGTGCGTTTATTAACACGGTTCATAATGCAGAGCAACGTGGTGAAGCACTGTCTACAAAGGATTTAGCCGCAAGTTTTCAGGCGAGTGTGGTGGAAGTATTAGTGGCTAAAACCATTCGTGCTTGTCAAGAATATCCTGTTAAGCAATTGCTAATTGCTGGGGGCGTTGCTGCGAATCAAGGATTACGAGAAGCAATGAGACATGCAATCAGTGAACAATTACCAGCAGTAACATTACTTATTCCGCCATTAAAACTTTGTGGGGATAACGCGGCGATGATTGGCGCTGCCGCCTTTATCGAAGCTGAAAAGAATCACTTTGCTTCGTATAACTTAAATGCAGAACCTGGCGTTAGTTTTATGACAATTAGTGAAGAAGGCTAG